The Vigna unguiculata cultivar IT97K-499-35 chromosome 6, ASM411807v1, whole genome shotgun sequence genome contains a region encoding:
- the LOC114187112 gene encoding protein JASON-like encodes MGCFFACFRARDSAAATTTTVPSSLSGKHKPDDVAVSRNQLSTLFLCEEREDSVVRDDVRDFEVRSQKGDNEAKFLKAGARIPFEKVHHESRPFNPSTPVKCCEEGEKRTSYFEQTPSSCISNAQSSQCTSLDSTGGIRTGSLHSLDKNENTASVSPWPSTTYTKRNKSVRFECGADLSSCDLSDSTNNESAYKPSLYPTPMKLSDEMQTPGTVYPTTKEDLPNVRPRLKSQFVYPINNPEDEVSQKILEEDGHTQDSVERSDITTSTPDKGLKKISCEDECKVESLSSWLKPAAVILEERNRRMQIAYNHVRKTPVDRPIIGMVAAHWNENEDSQAPPPKWWDGNGIPNSTNKYKEDQKVNWHATPFEERLEKALSEESVITQRKDACGKSMPFDENEESDTALSQLQSSTHPQSVVSF; translated from the exons ATGGGGTGCTTCTTCGCTTGCTTCAGAGCTCGCGACTCGGCCGCCGCCACAACCACCACAGTGCCTTCTTCTCTTTCCGGCAAACACAAACCCGAC GATGTTGCGGTCTCTCGAAATCAGTTGTCCACTTTGTTTCTCTGTGAAG agagagaagactCTGTTGTGCGTGATGATGTGAGGGATTTTGAAGTGCGATCTCAGAAAGGTGACAATGAG gccaagtttctcaaagctGGGGCTAGGATCCCTTTTGAGAAAGTCCACCATGAGAGTCGACCTTTCAATCCCTCAACTCCTGTAAAATGTTGTGAGGAAGGGGAGAAGAGAACTAGTTATTTTGAGCAAACGCCAAGCAG CTGTATCTCCAATGCTCAAAGCAGTCAATGTACCTCCCTTGATTCTACGGGAGGAATTAGAACAGGGAGTCTTCACAGTTTGGATAAGAATGAAAATACAGCTTCTGTTTCACCTTGGCCATCAACCACATACACCAAGAGAAACAAGTCTGTACGTTTTGAATGTGGTGCTGATTTATCGTCCTGTGACTTGTCAGATTCCACCAACAATGAGAGTGCCTATAAACCATCACTTTATCCCACCCCAATGAAGCTATCTGACGAAATGCAAACTCCTGGAACTGTCTACCCTACAACAAAAGAAGACTTGCCAAATGTTAGGCCTAGGCTTAAGTCCCAGTTTGTGTATCCAATTAACAACCCTGAGGATGAAGTCTCTCAGAAGATACTTGAGGAAGATGGTCATACCCAAGATTCAGTTGAACGTTCTGATATTACAACTTCAACACCTGATAAAGGGTTGAAGAAAATTTCTTGTGAAGATGAATGTAAAGTGGAAAGCTTATCTTCTTGGTTGAAGCCTGCGGCTGTCATTCTGGAAGAGAGAAACAGGAGAATGCAGATTGCTTATAATCATGTCCGGAAAACACCTGTCGACAGGCCTATCATTGGGATGGTTGCAGCTCACTGGAACGAGAATGAGGATTCTCAAGCTCCTCCTCCTAAGTGGTGGGATGGTAACGGCATACCAAATTCAACCAATAAGTATAAAGAA GATCAGAAAGTGAATTGGCATGCAACGCCATTTGAAGAGAGGTTGGAAAAGGCATTATCTGAGGAGAGTGTCATCACTCAAAG GAAGGATGCATGTGGAAAATCAATGCCTTTTGACGAGAACGAAGAAAGTGATACTGCACTATCTCAGCTGCAATCTTCAACTCATCCACAGTCCGTGGTGTCATTCTGA